One window of the Arthrobacter sp. zg-Y919 genome contains the following:
- the purQ gene encoding phosphoribosylformylglycinamidine synthase subunit PurQ, protein MIGDFSVAPENDALRAVRVGVITFPGTLDDRDAARAVTIAGGTAVGLWHAEANLQSVDAVIIPGGFSYGDYLRAGAIARFAPLMEKIVDAAAGGMPVLGICNGFQILTEAHLLPGSMIKNNHLKFSCADQLLRVENNTTAWTNAYGQGAGMVVPLKNQDGQYVADEKTLDELEGEGRVVFRYDGENPNGSRRGIAGISNAAGNVVGLMPHPEHAVEPGFGPDSSAYGEVGLGYGTDGLRIFSSVLNSLVAGGQS, encoded by the coding sequence CTGATTGGCGACTTCTCTGTCGCCCCAGAAAACGATGCACTGCGTGCGGTGCGGGTAGGTGTGATCACCTTCCCGGGCACCCTGGATGACCGCGACGCCGCCCGTGCCGTGACCATCGCCGGCGGCACCGCCGTCGGGCTCTGGCATGCCGAAGCGAACCTGCAGTCCGTGGACGCCGTGATCATTCCGGGTGGCTTCTCCTACGGGGATTACCTCCGTGCCGGAGCCATTGCCCGCTTCGCCCCGCTGATGGAAAAGATCGTGGACGCCGCCGCCGGCGGCATGCCCGTGCTGGGCATCTGCAACGGCTTCCAGATCCTCACCGAGGCGCACCTGCTGCCCGGTTCCATGATCAAGAACAACCACCTGAAATTCTCCTGCGCGGACCAGCTGCTGCGCGTGGAAAACAACACCACCGCCTGGACGAACGCCTACGGGCAGGGCGCCGGAATGGTTGTTCCCCTGAAAAACCAGGACGGCCAGTACGTTGCGGACGAGAAGACCCTGGACGAGCTGGAAGGCGAAGGCCGGGTGGTCTTCCGCTACGACGGCGAAAACCCCAACGGGTCCCGCCGCGGCATCGCCGGCATCTCCAACGCTGCCGGGAACGTCGTCGGGCTGATGCCCCACCCCGAACACGCCGTCGAACCCGGCTTCGGCCCGGATTCCTCCGCCTACGGTGAAGTGGGCCTGGGCTACGGCACCGACGGGCTCCGGATCTTCAGCTCAGTCCTCAATTCGCTCGTTGCCGGAGGCCAGTCATGA
- the purS gene encoding phosphoribosylformylglycinamidine synthase subunit PurS, whose amino-acid sequence MPRIVVDVMPKPEILDPQGKAIAGALPRLGLTGFAGVRQGKRFELTVDGEVTPEVLEQARTAAATLLSNPVIEDVTRVEVIPEA is encoded by the coding sequence ATGCCCCGGATCGTTGTTGATGTTATGCCCAAGCCTGAAATCCTCGATCCGCAGGGCAAGGCCATTGCAGGGGCACTGCCCCGCCTGGGACTGACCGGGTTCGCCGGAGTCCGCCAGGGCAAGCGGTTCGAGTTGACCGTGGACGGGGAGGTTACCCCCGAAGTCCTGGAACAGGCGCGCACGGCGGCAGCCACCCTGCTGTCCAATCCCGTGATCGAGGACGTCACCCGCGTTGAAGTAATCCCGGAGGCCTGA
- a CDS encoding DUF4442 domain-containing protein produces MRLLQASPATVRRLMNVWPPFAFTGIRITRLDPDYLRVSVRLRSYWWNKNVAGVHFGGSLFAMTDPFWMMMLLHHLGRDHVVWDRAAEIDFLKPGKGEVRAEFVLDPADVERLRKQAEGGAKVLEWFSVDVTDGSGDVVARIRKQVHVRRKRDRPGVQEPSGAAAAHE; encoded by the coding sequence GTGAGACTCCTGCAGGCAAGCCCGGCCACGGTCCGCCGGCTAATGAACGTGTGGCCGCCCTTTGCCTTTACCGGCATCCGGATCACCCGGCTCGATCCGGACTATCTGCGGGTGTCCGTGCGGCTGCGGTCCTACTGGTGGAACAAGAATGTGGCCGGCGTGCATTTCGGGGGCTCCCTGTTCGCCATGACCGATCCGTTCTGGATGATGATGCTGCTCCACCACCTCGGCCGTGACCACGTTGTCTGGGACCGTGCAGCGGAGATTGATTTCCTGAAGCCGGGAAAGGGCGAGGTGCGGGCCGAGTTTGTCCTGGACCCGGCCGACGTCGAACGTTTGCGCAAGCAGGCCGAGGGCGGGGCGAAGGTCCTCGAATGGTTCTCGGTGGACGTGACCGACGGCAGCGGTGACGTGGTTGCTCGGATACGCAAGCAGGTGCATGTGCGGCGCAAGCGGGACCGGCCCGGTGTGCAGGAGCCCAGCGGAGCGGCGGCAGCTCATGAATAA
- a CDS encoding 3-methyladenine DNA glycosylase — MAPARPAVLTEDQWLPRQAAHEARVRPFTEGFLARRSAGRKHPVEDFLFTYYSQKPGQLLRWHPGAGVVLSGPAAMERVGWKFYRTLTDTEREAAGLDAGTPAVTVDLDAFAALRGDALGFTTMLLSRTAGRKPVLGCFGMHEWAMAYKSEDNGIRHDYLQLRLGATGTDELVERSRIRCTHFDAFRFYTPEAAPLNELTPTRENQRDLEQPGCLHANMDLYKWAYKLVPLLPSELVMDTFELSWRIREMDMRASPYELADWGYTPIAVETPAGRAEYVAAQRGFTEESQQLRARILSLLEPFGEQLAAAGSPGPA, encoded by the coding sequence ATTGCCCCCGCCCGCCCCGCTGTCCTGACCGAGGATCAATGGCTGCCCCGCCAGGCAGCGCACGAAGCACGCGTCCGCCCGTTCACCGAAGGATTCCTCGCCCGGCGCTCCGCTGGCCGGAAGCACCCGGTGGAGGATTTCCTGTTCACCTACTACTCGCAGAAACCCGGGCAGCTGCTGCGCTGGCACCCTGGCGCCGGCGTCGTCCTGTCCGGTCCGGCAGCAATGGAGCGCGTCGGCTGGAAGTTCTACCGGACGCTGACGGACACCGAACGCGAAGCCGCGGGGCTCGACGCCGGGACGCCCGCCGTCACCGTCGATCTGGACGCCTTCGCGGCGCTGCGGGGTGACGCGCTGGGGTTCACCACCATGCTGCTCTCCCGCACCGCCGGGCGGAAACCCGTACTGGGCTGCTTCGGCATGCATGAGTGGGCCATGGCCTACAAGTCGGAGGACAACGGAATCCGGCACGACTACCTCCAGCTCCGGCTCGGCGCCACGGGCACCGACGAGCTGGTGGAGCGCAGCCGCATCCGCTGCACCCACTTCGATGCGTTCCGGTTCTACACGCCGGAAGCAGCTCCCTTGAACGAGCTCACGCCGACCCGCGAAAACCAGCGGGACCTGGAGCAGCCGGGCTGCCTGCACGCCAATATGGACCTGTACAAGTGGGCGTACAAGCTGGTCCCGCTGCTGCCCAGCGAGCTGGTGATGGATACCTTCGAACTTTCCTGGCGCATCCGGGAAATGGACATGCGTGCCTCCCCCTATGAACTGGCCGACTGGGGGTACACCCCCATCGCGGTGGAGACACCGGCAGGCCGGGCAGAGTACGTTGCCGCCCAGCGCGGCTTCACCGAAGAATCGCAGCAGTTGCGGGCCCGGATCCTAAGCCTGCTGGAACCCTTTGGAGAGCAGCTGGCTGCCGCGGGTTCCCCCGGCCCTGCTTGA
- a CDS encoding VanZ family protein, whose translation MWLVQTAFVALVIVGPLLGAWLIPRVRAARVLLNLYTAAILLLTLFPTTYRTVDTRCMVDGGLARLLDPEPLANIVLFGPLVLLAGIVTRRPLAMFLAGVALSALIEAVQAFVPMLGRSCTATDWLANSAGALMGAVLAAAALWIHRARSRRVLPADSPLQPVRPEP comes from the coding sequence ATGTGGCTGGTGCAGACCGCGTTCGTAGCGCTCGTCATCGTCGGACCCCTGCTGGGGGCGTGGCTGATACCCCGGGTGCGCGCGGCCCGCGTGCTGCTGAATCTGTACACGGCCGCCATCCTGCTGCTGACCCTGTTTCCCACTACCTACCGCACCGTGGATACGCGGTGCATGGTGGACGGCGGACTGGCGCGTCTGTTGGACCCGGAGCCGCTGGCCAACATCGTGCTCTTTGGTCCGCTGGTCCTGCTGGCCGGCATCGTAACCCGCAGGCCCCTGGCCATGTTCCTTGCCGGCGTGGCCTTGTCGGCATTGATCGAGGCGGTCCAGGCGTTCGTCCCCATGCTCGGCCGCAGCTGCACCGCCACAGACTGGCTGGCCAACAGTGCCGGCGCCCTGATGGGAGCCGTGCTGGCGGCAGCCGCCCTGTGGATCCACCGTGCCCGCAGCAGGCGGGTCCTGCCGGCGGATTCCCCGCTCCAGCCGGTTAGGCCGGAACCCTAG
- a CDS encoding aspartate kinase produces the protein MSLIVQKFGGSSVADAEGIKRVATRVVDTHAAGNEVVVVVSAMGDSTDELLDLAGQITTLSNAREMDMLLSAGERISMALLAMAINELGGSAQSFTGSQAGMITDAIHGKARIIDVSPHRIKTAIEKGDIAIVAGFQGVSQDSHDITTLGRGGSDTTAVALAAALDADVCEIYTDVDGIYTADPRVVSSAQKIEKISSEEMLEMAASGAKILHLRCVEYARRFGVPLHVRSSFSSHEGTWVLPSPDDKIKIQKGEPLEQPIISGVAHDRSEAKVTVVGVPDIPGKAAEIFGIVAGANSNIDMIVQNVSTQGSGRTDISFTLPIIDGKEAIDALNAAKEAVGFDSIDYDEQIGKLSLIGAGMRSNPGVSHRFFEALHHAGVNIDMISTSEIRISVVTSAKLLDTAVRAVHAAFGLDGDSEATVYGGTGR, from the coding sequence ATGAGCCTGATAGTGCAGAAGTTCGGCGGTTCCTCCGTGGCAGACGCCGAAGGCATCAAGCGCGTGGCCACCCGCGTGGTGGATACCCATGCCGCCGGAAATGAAGTCGTCGTGGTGGTTTCCGCCATGGGTGACAGCACCGATGAGCTGCTGGATCTGGCGGGACAGATCACTACGCTGAGCAACGCCCGGGAAATGGACATGCTGCTCAGTGCCGGAGAACGTATTTCCATGGCGCTGCTGGCCATGGCCATCAATGAACTCGGCGGTTCCGCCCAGTCCTTCACCGGCAGCCAGGCCGGCATGATCACCGATGCGATCCACGGCAAGGCCCGGATCATCGATGTGTCCCCGCACCGGATTAAGACCGCCATCGAAAAGGGCGACATCGCCATCGTTGCCGGTTTCCAGGGCGTGAGCCAGGACAGCCACGACATCACCACCCTCGGCCGCGGCGGCTCGGACACGACGGCGGTGGCCCTCGCCGCCGCCCTGGACGCAGATGTCTGCGAAATCTACACCGACGTGGACGGCATCTACACCGCCGATCCCCGGGTGGTTTCAAGCGCCCAGAAAATCGAGAAGATCTCCAGCGAGGAAATGCTGGAAATGGCCGCCTCCGGCGCCAAGATCCTGCATCTGCGCTGCGTGGAATACGCCCGCCGGTTCGGTGTTCCCCTGCATGTCCGCTCGTCCTTCAGCTCACACGAGGGAACCTGGGTGCTGCCCAGTCCCGATGACAAAATCAAGATTCAAAAGGGAGAACCCTTGGAACAGCCCATCATCTCCGGCGTCGCCCACGACCGCTCCGAAGCCAAGGTCACCGTGGTGGGGGTCCCGGATATCCCCGGCAAGGCCGCGGAGATCTTCGGCATCGTGGCCGGTGCCAACTCCAACATCGACATGATCGTGCAGAACGTCTCCACGCAGGGGTCCGGCCGGACCGACATCTCCTTCACGCTGCCCATCATCGACGGCAAGGAAGCCATCGACGCGCTGAACGCCGCCAAGGAAGCCGTGGGCTTCGACAGCATCGACTACGACGAGCAGATCGGCAAGCTCTCCCTCATCGGCGCCGGCATGCGGTCCAACCCGGGCGTCTCGCACCGCTTCTTCGAGGCCCTGCACCACGCCGGGGTGAACATCGACATGATCTCCACCTCCGAGATCCGCATCTCCGTGGTCACCAGCGCGAAGCTGCTGGACACCGCCGTACGTGCGGTGCATGCGGCCTTCGGGCTCGACGGCGACAGCGAGGCCACGGTCTACGGCGGCACCGGGCGCTAG
- a CDS encoding ABC transporter ATP-binding protein, which translates to MGKRADTGTGVVAEGIKRSFGSVEAVRGMNFTAPAGEVTALIGPNGSGKTTLLLILASLLAPDAGTVRINGFDPLANPQEVRAGIGWMPDTLGTWGSLTAREILETVGAFYGMEQTVASNRAAELLETVHLTDFADKPARVFSRGQQQRLSLARALIHDPSVLLLDEPASGLDPGSRVDLRVLLRRLAAEGKTVVVSSHVLSELDEMADGAVFVARGETVKSQTMADAGAQERWYTIRSLNTGSLLRQIDALGISYRQQGGSARPEVQVRLAGEPAAAQLLRTLVEADVAVTAFAPAGGALEETYMSLDADRR; encoded by the coding sequence ATGGGGAAGAGAGCCGACACCGGCACCGGCGTGGTCGCCGAAGGTATCAAGCGCAGCTTCGGAAGTGTCGAGGCGGTCCGCGGTATGAATTTCACGGCGCCCGCCGGTGAGGTCACGGCGCTGATCGGTCCGAACGGCTCCGGCAAAACCACGCTGCTGCTGATCCTGGCGTCTCTGCTGGCTCCCGACGCCGGCACGGTGCGGATCAACGGGTTCGACCCCTTGGCCAATCCGCAGGAGGTACGGGCCGGGATTGGCTGGATGCCGGACACGCTGGGCACCTGGGGATCCCTGACGGCCCGGGAAATCCTGGAAACCGTGGGTGCCTTCTACGGCATGGAGCAGACCGTGGCCTCGAACCGCGCTGCGGAGCTGCTCGAAACCGTCCACCTGACCGATTTTGCCGACAAACCTGCCCGCGTGTTTTCCCGCGGTCAGCAGCAGCGGCTGAGCCTGGCCCGCGCCTTGATCCATGACCCCTCCGTCCTGCTGCTGGACGAACCGGCGTCGGGGCTCGACCCCGGATCCCGCGTGGACCTGCGGGTGCTGCTGCGCCGGCTTGCCGCCGAAGGCAAAACGGTGGTGGTTTCTTCGCACGTGCTTTCGGAACTGGACGAAATGGCAGACGGCGCGGTGTTTGTTGCGCGGGGCGAAACCGTGAAGTCCCAGACGATGGCCGACGCCGGAGCCCAGGAACGCTGGTACACCATCCGGTCCCTGAACACCGGTTCCCTGCTGCGTCAGATCGACGCACTCGGCATCTCCTACCGCCAGCAGGGCGGCTCGGCCCGGCCCGAAGTACAGGTCCGGCTCGCCGGGGAGCCCGCGGCCGCGCAGCTGCTGCGCACACTGGTGGAGGCCGACGTCGCCGTGACCGCCTTCGCGCCCGCCGGCGGCGCCTTGGAAGAGACCTACATGAGTTTGGATGCTGATCGCCGATGA
- a CDS encoding ABC transporter permease — translation MSTQILNPDTPVLGYWSGVRSVFSLEMKQRLRSRSWYVLLIVWFVVIGLVATLTALSSSSSAGPRGPVLYELILGFILFFGLLLAPALSANAVNGDRAAGTLAILQVTLLRPGQILAGKWLASWVASLGFLVASIPFLLWALALGGVRPLSAVVALVMLGVELGIVCAVGVGVSALAARPLFSIVVTYMLVAMLGLGTLITFGLSTFLTEGKLQATAASYANTGTGMGEVTCTGELTEITVAHTERIAWILAPNPFVVVADSIPVTPQSDENGTNPSGVMEGISYVVRLAQAGPEYTTECLNGEPRQGGSEPDVPPIWPLGLTLQAALAALLVFLGRRKLRTPVRNLAAGTRIA, via the coding sequence ATGAGTACGCAGATCCTCAACCCCGATACTCCGGTGCTTGGCTACTGGAGCGGGGTGCGCTCGGTCTTCTCCCTGGAGATGAAACAGCGGCTGCGCTCACGCAGCTGGTACGTCCTGCTGATTGTCTGGTTTGTGGTGATCGGCCTCGTGGCCACGCTGACCGCCTTGAGCTCGTCATCCAGCGCGGGACCACGCGGACCGGTACTTTACGAACTGATCCTTGGCTTCATCCTGTTCTTCGGGCTCCTGCTGGCGCCGGCCCTTTCGGCCAATGCCGTCAACGGCGACCGTGCCGCCGGCACACTGGCCATCCTTCAGGTCACCCTGCTGCGGCCCGGCCAGATCCTCGCCGGCAAATGGCTGGCTTCGTGGGTGGCGTCGCTGGGGTTCCTTGTAGCCAGCATCCCCTTCCTCCTGTGGGCGCTGGCCCTGGGCGGGGTTCGGCCGTTGTCGGCCGTGGTGGCACTGGTGATGCTGGGCGTGGAACTGGGAATTGTCTGCGCCGTGGGTGTGGGTGTTTCTGCGCTGGCCGCACGCCCGCTTTTCTCGATTGTGGTTACCTACATGCTGGTGGCGATGCTGGGGCTTGGCACGCTGATCACGTTCGGGCTGAGCACGTTCCTGACCGAGGGAAAGCTCCAGGCCACGGCCGCAAGCTATGCCAACACCGGCACGGGAATGGGGGAGGTTACCTGCACGGGTGAGCTGACGGAGATTACCGTTGCCCACACGGAACGCATTGCCTGGATCCTCGCCCCGAATCCCTTCGTCGTGGTGGCCGATTCCATTCCCGTCACGCCCCAGTCGGACGAGAACGGAACCAACCCCAGTGGAGTGATGGAAGGGATCAGCTACGTGGTGCGCCTGGCCCAGGCCGGACCGGAGTACACCACCGAATGCCTCAACGGGGAACCCCGGCAGGGCGGCAGCGAACCCGATGTGCCGCCCATCTGGCCGCTGGGACTCACCCTCCAGGCCGCGCTGGCCGCGCTGCTGGTTTTCCTGGGCAGGCGGAAACTGCGGACACCGGTCCGCAACCTGGCTGCGGGAACCCGGATCGCCTAG
- the recR gene encoding recombination mediator RecR has protein sequence MYEGAVQELIDELGRLPGVGPKSAQRIAFHILESDPDDMKKLATAIVTVKDRVKFCSVCGNVTEQETCTICRDPRRDPTMICVVEESKDVIAVERTRSFRGRYHVLGGAINPIAGIGPDQLRIRELLSRLSDEQISEIIIATDPNLEGEATATYLVRMLKTLGIKVTRLASGLPVGGDLEYADEITLGRAFEGRRSMS, from the coding sequence GTGTACGAAGGTGCGGTTCAGGAACTCATCGATGAACTAGGCCGTCTTCCCGGCGTCGGTCCAAAGTCCGCCCAGCGCATCGCGTTCCATATCCTCGAGTCCGATCCCGATGACATGAAGAAGCTGGCCACAGCCATCGTCACGGTCAAGGACCGGGTGAAGTTCTGCAGTGTCTGCGGCAACGTCACGGAGCAGGAAACCTGCACCATCTGCCGCGACCCGAGGCGGGATCCGACCATGATCTGCGTGGTCGAAGAATCCAAGGACGTGATTGCGGTGGAGCGTACCCGGTCCTTCCGCGGCCGCTACCACGTGCTGGGCGGGGCCATTAACCCCATCGCGGGCATCGGTCCGGACCAGCTGCGCATCCGCGAACTGCTCAGCCGGCTGTCAGACGAACAGATCTCGGAAATTATCATCGCCACCGACCCGAACCTCGAGGGCGAAGCCACGGCAACCTACCTCGTGCGGATGCTCAAGACCCTCGGGATCAAGGTCACCCGCCTGGCCTCCGGCCTGCCGGTGGGCGGAGACCTGGAATACGCGGACGAGATCACCCTTGGACGTGCCTTCGAGGGCCGCCGGAGCATGTCCTAA
- a CDS encoding DNA polymerase III subunit gamma and tau yields MSTALYRRYRPESFADVIGQEHVTEPLMAALQKNRVNHAYLFSGPRGCGKTTSARILARCLNCAEGPTPVPCGKCDSCVELARDGSGSLDVIEIDAASHGGVDDARDLRERATFAPVRDRYKIFIIDEAHMVTSAGFNALLKIVEEPPEHIKFIFATTEPDKVIGTIRSRTHHYPFRLVPPEPLLAYLEKLCTQENVSVAPGVLSLVIRAGGGSVRDTLSVLDQLMAGAGPDGLDYELAVSLLGYTPVSLLDDVVDAVAAADAGTVFRAVDRVIQTGQDPRRFVEDLLERFRDLIIVNAMPDSAATVLRGLPEDQISRMQTQATQLGGSELSRAADITNTALTEMTGATSPRLHLELLCARILLPAADQAERGTAARVDRLERRLSYAGDPTEAMGRAAAAASPVNTIPAAAPTASQSAASAPAVDEAPSSPRGIDFAATPTPDAAAANSPTAPEAGRGDNKPAGSSLDWGGTWATPAQAPESAAASTQAAAQGSNGSRPAEGSNGSRPDAAPAGAAPAEAPAATPAPAESTSTTPVQQSQPQQQDATRQAPTGAPAAGAGQIEMIRRAWPEIMDALTSIRRATWLNVSKNSSPRAFDGKVLELAFTNPGAATNFNRPDHLENLRKAIHQVLALDCQIKPIHDSSASAGESGPKADSRRPPASAPAAKPPVVQASPAVQAPAPQERVEGSVPGSADKSGTAPAPAQPEHPAQGSADNNSGTAPADQAPAVAQQPQAAATEVSSAKPSAAPVAWPAAVGPNEAPSPAGPVASAAHVPGPAAAAPANAAPVNAATAALRRRAGNANAGTDTPSGGSPSGASPSGGQGNTSRSNSGRSGKAGTAAGGRAAGRSGGNRASDEPWPDEPSDPFNDAPESNAWETAEAPVDVYSGGHLSDSEWASTDWAGTGSTTRPAAGNAAPASQPVPAAGTRGPGTGVPASASPTGLTDRTSKPGTTAVPAKSSGPAAAPAVTAAPPAAASPAAPGGKPNQPLSRYQKLLNEAAQCGGNAPVRGGRPVDSTYVEDVPSADDITLEDSGMVGRKAIERILGGRLIEERSLDGR; encoded by the coding sequence GTGAGTACAGCCCTTTACCGCCGCTACCGTCCCGAGAGTTTCGCAGACGTGATCGGCCAAGAGCACGTCACTGAGCCGCTGATGGCGGCCCTGCAGAAGAACCGCGTGAACCACGCGTACCTCTTCTCCGGCCCCCGCGGCTGCGGTAAAACCACCTCCGCCCGCATTCTGGCCCGCTGCCTGAACTGCGCTGAAGGTCCCACGCCCGTACCCTGCGGCAAGTGCGACAGCTGCGTTGAGCTGGCCCGTGACGGTTCCGGAAGCCTCGACGTCATCGAGATTGACGCGGCCAGCCACGGTGGCGTCGACGACGCCCGGGATCTCCGGGAGCGCGCCACCTTCGCCCCGGTCCGGGACCGCTACAAGATCTTCATCATCGACGAGGCCCACATGGTCACGTCCGCGGGCTTCAACGCGCTCCTGAAGATCGTCGAAGAACCCCCGGAACACATCAAGTTCATCTTCGCCACCACGGAGCCGGACAAGGTCATTGGAACCATCCGGTCCCGCACCCACCACTATCCGTTCCGGCTGGTTCCGCCGGAACCGCTGCTGGCGTACCTGGAAAAGCTGTGCACCCAGGAAAACGTCAGTGTGGCCCCCGGCGTCCTCTCCCTCGTGATCCGGGCCGGCGGCGGATCCGTGCGCGACACCCTCTCCGTCCTTGACCAGCTCATGGCTGGCGCCGGCCCCGACGGACTGGACTACGAACTGGCCGTCTCGCTTCTGGGTTACACCCCCGTGTCCCTGCTCGACGACGTCGTCGACGCAGTTGCCGCCGCAGACGCGGGTACGGTGTTCCGCGCCGTGGACCGCGTCATCCAGACCGGCCAGGACCCGCGCAGGTTCGTCGAGGACCTGCTGGAACGCTTCCGCGACCTGATCATCGTCAACGCCATGCCGGACAGTGCAGCCACCGTTCTCCGCGGGCTGCCGGAGGACCAGATCAGCCGGATGCAGACCCAGGCCACTCAGCTGGGCGGCAGCGAACTCTCCCGCGCAGCAGACATCACCAATACGGCGTTGACCGAAATGACCGGCGCCACGTCACCGCGCCTGCACCTGGAACTGCTCTGCGCCCGGATCCTGCTTCCTGCCGCAGACCAGGCCGAACGTGGAACCGCCGCCCGGGTGGACCGCCTCGAGCGCCGCCTCAGCTATGCAGGCGATCCCACCGAAGCGATGGGCCGCGCGGCCGCAGCTGCGTCTCCGGTGAACACCATTCCCGCAGCTGCACCTACGGCGTCGCAGTCCGCTGCTTCAGCGCCCGCCGTGGATGAGGCTCCGTCCTCACCTCGGGGCATCGATTTCGCGGCAACTCCCACGCCGGACGCAGCCGCAGCCAACAGCCCCACTGCCCCGGAGGCAGGACGCGGGGACAACAAGCCTGCCGGAAGTTCCCTGGACTGGGGAGGCACCTGGGCCACCCCGGCGCAGGCGCCGGAATCAGCTGCTGCGTCCACCCAGGCAGCAGCGCAGGGTTCCAACGGCTCCCGGCCCGCAGAGGGTTCCAACGGCTCCCGGCCCGATGCGGCTCCGGCCGGAGCCGCACCGGCCGAAGCGCCGGCGGCAACCCCGGCACCCGCCGAATCCACCAGCACCACCCCGGTACAGCAAAGCCAGCCGCAGCAGCAGGACGCTACCCGGCAGGCACCTACCGGTGCTCCCGCCGCTGGCGCCGGGCAGATCGAAATGATCCGCCGGGCCTGGCCGGAAATCATGGACGCGCTCACCAGCATCCGCCGTGCCACCTGGCTGAACGTCAGCAAGAACTCAAGCCCCCGCGCCTTCGACGGCAAGGTGCTCGAACTGGCCTTCACCAATCCCGGCGCTGCCACCAACTTCAACCGCCCCGACCACTTGGAGAACCTGCGCAAGGCAATCCATCAGGTCCTGGCGCTGGACTGCCAGATCAAACCGATCCATGACAGCTCGGCGTCAGCGGGTGAGTCGGGCCCAAAAGCCGATAGCCGGCGACCGCCGGCATCCGCACCGGCCGCAAAACCGCCGGTAGTACAGGCATCACCGGCGGTGCAGGCTCCAGCTCCCCAGGAACGCGTCGAGGGATCGGTCCCGGGGTCAGCGGACAAGAGTGGCACGGCACCTGCTCCGGCCCAGCCGGAGCACCCCGCTCAGGGGTCAGCGGACAACAACAGTGGCACGGCACCTGCGGATCAGGCACCTGCTGTGGCTCAGCAGCCGCAGGCTGCGGCCACAGAGGTTTCATCAGCGAAGCCTTCTGCCGCGCCGGTGGCCTGGCCAGCAGCTGTTGGCCCGAACGAAGCTCCGTCCCCCGCCGGACCGGTGGCATCAGCCGCGCATGTCCCCGGACCGGCAGCAGCCGCTCCGGCGAACGCCGCCCCGGTCAATGCAGCCACGGCTGCCCTGCGGCGCCGCGCCGGAAACGCGAACGCCGGAACTGACACTCCCTCCGGCGGGTCTCCTTCCGGTGCGAGCCCGTCAGGCGGGCAGGGAAACACCAGCCGAAGCAACTCCGGCAGGAGCGGAAAGGCCGGCACCGCCGCCGGTGGACGGGCTGCAGGGCGGTCCGGCGGCAACCGTGCCTCCGACGAGCCCTGGCCGGACGAACCCAGCGACCCGTTCAACGACGCTCCGGAAAGCAATGCCTGGGAAACCGCCGAGGCGCCTGTGGACGTTTACTCCGGTGGGCATCTTTCGGACTCCGAGTGGGCCAGCACCGACTGGGCCGGTACCGGATCCACCACCCGGCCAGCAGCTGGCAACGCCGCCCCGGCCTCACAGCCCGTACCGGCAGCAGGCACACGTGGTCCCGGAACCGGTGTACCGGCGTCGGCGTCGCCCACCGGCCTAACCGACCGGACCAGCAAGCCCGGCACCACGGCCGTACCGGCTAAGTCCAGCGGCCCGGCGGCAGCACCGGCGGTGACGGCCGCTCCCCCGGCAGCAGCCAGCCCTGCAGCTCCCGGCGGTAAGCCGAACCAGCCGTTGAGCCGCTACCAAAAGCTGCTCAACGAAGCTGCCCAGTGCGGCGGCAACGCCCCCGTCCGCGGTGGCCGGCCAGTAGACTCGACATACGTCGAAGATGTTCCCAGCGCGGATGACATCACGCTTGAAGACTCCGGCATGGTGGGGCGGAAGGCGATCGAACGGATTCTGGGCGGCCGCCTGATCGAGGAACGCAGCCTGGACGGCCGCTGA
- a CDS encoding GNAT family protein yields the protein MLPVLTGVSAVQADEHSPGPRVTVRAFTADDVALVQSASTDPLIPLITSVPSTGGREEALAFIERQHHRASSGAGWSFAIADEATGTAVGQIGLWPGQSSRRTGNPDTIGYWVGPDHRKRGYAGAALAVLTDWAMTVQQMPRIDLYIEPWNEGSWRTAEKAGYQRDALLPAWQKVGTAWRDMYRYIRAEKPAASGPRKSTPKIG from the coding sequence GTGCTCCCAGTACTCACTGGAGTCTCGGCCGTTCAAGCCGACGAGCACTCCCCCGGTCCCCGGGTAACCGTCCGCGCCTTTACGGCAGACGACGTCGCCCTGGTGCAGTCAGCCTCAACGGATCCCTTGATTCCCCTGATTACCAGCGTGCCGTCCACCGGCGGCCGGGAGGAAGCCCTCGCCTTCATCGAACGCCAGCACCACCGGGCCTCGAGTGGAGCCGGTTGGTCCTTCGCCATTGCGGATGAGGCCACCGGCACCGCCGTCGGCCAAATCGGACTCTGGCCGGGGCAGTCCTCCCGCCGCACCGGAAACCCGGACACCATCGGCTACTGGGTCGGCCCGGACCACCGGAAACGCGGATATGCCGGCGCCGCACTGGCCGTGCTGACCGACTGGGCGATGACGGTCCAGCAGATGCCCCGCATCGACCTGTATATAGAGCCGTGGAACGAGGGGTCGTGGCGCACTGCGGAAAAGGCCGGCTACCAGCGGGACGCCCTGCTGCCGGCATGGCAGAAAGTGGGCACCGCCTGGCGTGACATGTACCGCTATATAAGGGCGGAAAAACCCGCTGCTTCCGGGCCCCGCAAAAGCACCCCAAAAATCGGGTAG